In Myxococcus virescens, the genomic stretch TGAGGAGGTGTGGCTGCAACTGGCGCCCATCTCCTTCGATGCATCGACGCTGGAGGTATGGGGCGCGCTGCTGCACGGCTCGCGGTTGGTGGTGTACCCGGCGGGGACGCCGTCGCTGGAGGAGTTGGGCCGCAAGCTGGAGTCGTCAGGTGTGACGTCACTGTGGCTGACGGCGGCGCTCTTCGAGCAGATGCAGGCGAGGCAGCCGAAGGCGCTGGCCAGCGTCCGTCAGCTGCTGGCAGGTGGTGACGCCTTGCCGGTGTCCCGTGTGAAGGAGCGGTTGGCAGCGGGCGGTGTGCTCATCAACGGGTACGGCCCGACGGAGAACACGACATTCTCCAGCACGTACCGAATGGAGAGGCCGGAGGAGGTAGGTGCCTCGGTGTCCATCGGCCGGCCGGTGAAGAACACGGTGGCCTACGTGCTGGACGGGGCAATGCGTCCAGTGCCGGTGGGGGTGCCGGGTGAGCTGTACGTGGGCGGAGACGGGTTGGCAGTGGGGTACGTGGGACGCCTGGAGCTGACGGCGGAGCGCTTCGTACCGAGCCCGTACGGCGAAGGAGAGCGGCTGTACCGCACGGGGGACGTGGTGCGGTGGCTGGGGAACGGGACGTTGGAGTTCCTGGGCCGAGCGGACACGCAGGTGAAGGTGCGGGGTTACCGCATCGAGTTGGGTGAAGTGGAAGCGGTGCTGGCCCAGCACGGTGGCGTCAACGAAGCCGTGGTGGTGGCGCGGGAGGATGGAGGCGAAGGCAAGCGGTTGGTGGCCTATGTGACGGTGCAGGAAGGTGCCTCGCTGGACACGGGGGCACTGCGAAGCCACGTGAAGCAGCGACTGCCCGAGTACATGGTGCCGTCAGCGTACGTGGTGCTGGAGGCGCTGCCGCTGACGCCGAACGGCAAGGTGGACCGCAAGGCGCTGCCCGTTCCAGAGACACAAGGCTCGAAGGCTGCGCGCTTCGAGGCGCCTCGCACGGCGACTGAGGAGAAGCTGGCGTCCATCTTCGCCGAGGTGCTGAACGTCGAGCGAGTCAGCATCGACGAAGACTTCTTCGAGCTGGGTGGCCACTCGCTGTTGGCCACGCAGCTGGTCTCGCGAGTCCGAGAAGCCTTCCACGTCGAGTTGCCTCTACGGGACGTCTTTGAGGCGCCCACGGTAGAGAAGCTCGCCCAGCGGATCGAGACGGAACCGAACGGCACGCAGGTGCTTCATGTGCCGCCGCCGAGGCGAATTGAGCGAACCGGGTCGCTGCCCCTGTCGTTCGCGCAGCAGCGACTGTGGTTCCTCGACCAGTTGGAGCCGGGCAGCTCGTCCTACAACATCCCTATCGCAGTGAAGCTGACGGGGACGGTGCAGGTGGACGCGCTGGAGCAATCCTTCAAGGCGCTGGTGCTTCGGCATGAGTCGCTGCGCACGACCTTCCAGAGCCGCGGTGGTGAGCCGGCTCAGGTCATCGCCGAGGAATCAGAGATCCAGCTGCGAGTGGTGGACCTGAGCGACCTGTCCGAGGCGGAACGGGCCTCGGAAGTCCAACGCCTGATCGCCCAAGAGGCAGCGCATCCGTTCAACCTGACGCGCGGCCCGCTGCTGCGGACGGTATTGCTGAAGCTGTCCGAGCAGGAGCACGTGCTGGTGCTGGTGATGCACCACATCGTGTCGGACGGCTGGTCCATGGGCGTGCTCGTCCGCGAGGTCGCCGCGTTGTATGAGGCGTGCTCGCAGGGCCTGTCGTCACCGCTGCCGGAGCTTCCGCTCCAGTACGCGGACTACGCGGTATGGCAGCGCGAGTGGCTCCAGGGAGAGGTCCTGGAGTCACAGCTCGCCTGGTGGAAGGAGCAGCTCCAGGGGGCCTCGCAGGCACTGGAACTGCCCACGGACAAGCCGCGCCCCGCGGTGCAGACCTTCCGTGGCGCCAGCCGGGATGTGCAGTGGCCGCGTGACCTGTGGGAGTCGGTCAAGATGCTCGCGCATCGTGAAGGCGCCACGCCGTTCATGGTGCTGCTCGCGGCGTTCCAGATGCTGCTGTCGCGCTACTCGGGCCAGGATGACCTCTGCGTGGGCTCGCCCATCGCCAACCGCACCCGGGCCGAGACGGAAGGGCTGATTGGCTTCTTCGTCAATACGCTCGTCCTTCGTGCTCGACTCGCCGGAAACCCCACGTTCCGGGAGCTGTTGGCTCAGGTGCGCGAACGGACGCTCGGCGCGTATGCGCATCAGGACATCCCCTTCGAGCGACTGGTGGAGGAACTCAAGCCGGATCGCGACTTGAGCCGCAGTCCGCTCTTCCAGGTGATGTTCATCCTGCAGAATACGCCGACCGTGGAGCTACACCTGCCGGGCCTGACGCTGGCGGGGATGGATGGTGACTCGCGCACGTCGAAGTTCGACCTCACCCTGGAGCTGACCGAGACGCCGCAGGGGTTGTCGGTCAGCGCCGTCTACAACAGCGACCTCTTCGAGCCCGTGACGATGGACCGGCTGACGGGCCATCTGCGCGTGTTGCTGGAGGCCGCGGTCCAGACGCCGGATGCTCGGTTGGGCGAGCTGCCGTTACTGGGCGCAGTGGAGCAGCGCCGGTTGCTCGTGGAGTGGAACGACACCCGCAGCGAATTCGTCCCCAGCACCATCCAGGCCCTCTTCGAGGCTCAGGCCGCGAAGACGCCTGAAGCGCTCGCGGTCGTCGCCGAAGACTCGCGGCTGACCTACGAGGCGCTGAACCGGCGGGCCAATCAACTGGCGCACCACCTGCGTTCGCTGGGCGTAGGTCCGGATGTTCCGGTGGGCTTGTACCTGGACCGCTCCGCCAGTGCGGTGGTGGGCCTGTGGGGCATTCTCAAGGCGGGTGGTGCCTATGTGCCGCTGGACGTCACATTCCCCGTCGAGCGCATCCGAAGTGTGCTCGCGGACGCGGGTGCCCAGGTGCTGGTCACGCAGGCGGCCCTGGCGGAGGTCCTGCGCTGGGACGCGGGCAGGGTGGTCCGTCTGGATGCGGACGCGTCTTCTCTATTGGAACGGAGCGAGCGCAACCCGGAGCCCTCGGCGGCGCCGGAGAACCTTGCCTACGTCATCTTCACCTCTGGCTCCACGGGGCGGCCGAAGGGTGTGGCCATCGAGCACCGGCAACTGGTTCATTACGTAGAAGGCGTCTCGCGCCGGCTGGACCTGCCGGAAGGCGCTTCGTTTGCTTCCGTGTCCACACTGGCGGCGGACCTGGGCCACACCGCTGTCTTCCCCACGCTCTGCCAAGGCGGCGCGTTGCAGCTCGTGTCTCGTGAATGCGCGTCGGACCCGTCCGCCCTGGCCGCGCTCTTCGAGCGCGAGGCCGTGGACTGCCTGAAGATCGTCCCCGCTCACTTGCAGGCGCTCCTGGCCTCCGGGAAGCCCGAGCGGGTGTTGCCGCGTCAGCGTCTGGTGCTGGGCGGTGATGTCTCGGACTGGGCGCTGGTGGACCGGGTGCACGAACTGTCGCCGGACCTGGTGGTGTTCAACCACTACGGGCCCTCCGAGACGACCGTGGGTGTGCTCACGCTCCAGGTGGAACGTGGGCCTCAGGGGCGTGCGTCGGCGTCGGTGCCGCTGGGGCGGCCCATTCCGAATGCGCGCGTCTACGTGCTGGATGCGTACCTGCGCCCGGTGCCCGTGGGCATTCCGGGCGAGCTGTGCATTGGTGGAAGGACCGTGGGCCGCGGCTACCTGGGCCGGGTGGACCTGACGGCCGAGCGCTTCGTGCCGGACGCGTACGCGGACGAGCCAGGTGCGCGGATGTACCGGACAGGAGACCGGGCACGGCTGCTCGAGGATGGCCGGGTGGAGTTCCTGGGCCGCATGGATGACCAGCTCAAGGTCCGCGGCTACCGCGTGGAGCTTGGCGAGGTGGACGCGGCTCTGGAGCGGCACCCCTCGGTGCGTGAGTCGGTCGTGGTGGCCCACGAGAGCGGGACAGATGGCAAGCGTCTGGTGGGCTACGCCGTGCCGAAGCCGGGCCACACACTGGAGGCCGACGCACTTCGTGACTTCGTGGGCCGGACGCTGCCTGACTACATGGTTCCGCAGGCACTCGTGGTGCTGGAGGCGCTGCCGCTGACGCCCAACGGCAAGGTGGACCGCAAGGCGCTACCGGTGCCTGGCTTCCAGCCCGTGGATGCCGAGGCTTTCGTCGCGCCGCGCACGGCCACGGAAGAACGGCTGGCGGGGCTGTTCTCCGAGGTGCTGGGGCTCGACCGTGTGGGGATCCACAGTGGATTCTTCGAGCTGGGAGGGCACTCGTTGCTGGCGACGCAGGCCATCTCCCGCATCCGAGGCGCCTTCGGTGTCGAGCTGCCCCTGAGAGACCTCTTCGAGGCACCCACGGTGGCCGCGCTCGCCGAGCGGGTGGACCGTTGGGTCCGCGCCGGAGCGGGCTTCGCTGCGCCTCCGTTGAAGCCTCGGGCGGGAATGACGAGCGTCCTGCCGCTGTCGTTCGCGCAGCAGCGCTTGTGGTTCCTGGAGCAGCTCGCGCCGGGGAGTGCCTTCTACAACGTGCCGGCGGTGGTGAAGGTGTCAGGGCCGCTCGACGTGGCCGCACTGGAACGCAGCTTCGACGCGCTGGTTCGTCGCCATGAGTCCTTGCGGACGACCTTCCGCGCCGACGGTGGGACGCCCGTGCAGGTCATCGCGCCTGTAGGACAGGTGGTGTTCACGGTCGAGGACCTGAGCGGCCTCCCTGACGCGGAGCAGGAGGCACAGCGCCGAGCGGACGTCGAGGCGCTTCGACCGTTCGACCTGGCCAAGGGACCCTTGCTGCGGACCCTGCTGCTTCGGCTCGGAGAGCGGGAGCACGTGTTGGTGCTGATGATGCACCACATCGTGTCCGACGGCTGGTCCATGGGTGTCCTCGTGCGAGAGGTCGCGGCGCTGTACGAGGCGTTCTCCCAGGGCCGTCCATCTCCCCTGCCGGAACTGGCGGTGCAGTACCCGGACTACGCGGTGTGGCAGCGGGAGTGGCTGAAGGGCGAGGTGCTGGAGGCACAGCTCGGGTACTGGAAGCAACGTCTGGAAGGGGCGCCCGCGGCACTGGAGCTGCCGACCGACAAGGCGAGGCCCGCCGTTCAGACGTATGGCGGAGCTTTGCGGCACGAGGTGTGGCCGAAGGCGCTTTGGCGCGACTTGGAGGCGCTCGGGCGTCGTGAAGGGGCGACGCCGTTCATGGTGTTGCTGGCTGCGTACCAGGTAGTGCTGTCCAGGTACGCAGGGCAGGAAGACGTGTGCGTGGGGGCTCCCATCGCGGGGCGCGCGCAAGGTGAGACGGAAGGGCTGATCGGCTTCTTCGCGAACATGCTGGTGCTGCGGACGAAGGCGTCTCCGGAATCGAGCTTCCGTGAGCTGCTCGCTCAGGTGCGGGAGGTGACGCTCGGTGCGTATGCGCACCAGGACGTGCCGTTCGAGAAGCTGGTGGAGGAGCTTCAGCCCGAGCGTGACCTGAGCCGCAGTCCGCTGTTCCAGGTGACGCTGACGCTGCAGAACACGCCCGTGACGGAGGTGAAGCTCGGGGACGGCCTCACGCTGTCTGGCGTGGAATCGGAGGGGCGGACGTCGAAGTTCGACCTCTCCCTGGTGGTGGAGGAAGTGCCGGGCGGCGTGGTGGTGGCGGCGAACTACAACACCGGGCTGTTCGAAGCAGAGACGGTGCGCCGGCTGCTCCACCATCTGCGAACCCTGCTGGAGGCGGCCATCGCAGGGCCGGCAACGCGGCTGGCCGAGCTGCCGCTGATGGGCAGTGAGGAGCTGCATAGACTGGTGAAGGAATGGAGCGGGACGGCGTCGGAGTACCCGCGCGAAGCCAGCCTGAGTGCCCTCTTCGAGGCGCAGGTTCAGCGGACGCCGGACGCAGTGGCGGTGGAGTACGAGGACCGGCGACTGACGTACGGGGAGTTGAATCGCCGTGCCAACCAGTTGGCGCACCACCTGAGGGCCATGGGTGTAGGGCCGGAAGTCCGGGTGGGGTTGTGCGTAGAGCGCTCGCTGGAGCTGGTGGTGAGCGTGCTGGGCATCCTGAAGGCGGGAGGCGTGTACGTGCCTTTGGATGCCAGCTACCCGCTGGAGCGTCTGGCGTGGATGAAGGCGGAGGCCGGCGTCGTAGTGCTGGTGGCGCAGGAAAAGCTGGCGGATGAGGTGGCCGCGGGTGGCGAGCTGGTGGTGTGCGTGGACACGGAGTGGGACACGCAAATTGCCCTGCAACCGGAGGTCGCACCGAGCACGCATGTGGGTGGGGGCAACCTGGCGTACGTGATGTTCACGTCAGGGAGCACGGGGAAGCCGAAGGGCGTAGGCGTGCCCCACCGAGCGGTGTCACGCCTGGTGCTGGGGACGGACTTCGCGCACTTCGGGCCCGAAGAGGTGTGGCTGCAACTGGCGCCCATCTCCTTCGATGCATCGACGCTGGAGGTATGGGGCGCGCTGCTTCACGGCGCGAAGTTGGTGGTGTACCCGGCTGGGACGCCGTCGCTGGAAGAACTGGGCCGGAAGCTGGAGTCGTCAGGCGTGACGTCGCTGTGGCTGACAGCGGCGCTCTTCGAGCAGATGCAGGCGAGGCAGCCGAAGGCCCTGGCCGGCGTCCGCCAGTTGCTGGCGGGCGGCGACGCGCTGCCGGTGTTGCGTGTGAAGGAGCGGCTGGCAGCGGGTGGTGTGCTCATCAACGGGTACGGCCCGACTGAGAACACGACGTTCTCCAGCACGTACCGAATGGAGAGGCCGGAGGAGGTAGGTGCCTCGGTGTCCATTGGCCGGCCGGTGAAGAACACGGTGGCTTACGTGCTGGACGGGGCGATGCGTCCAGTGCCGGTGGGCGTGCCAGGTGAGCTGTACGTGGGCGGAGACGGGCTGGCAGTGGGGTACGTGGGCCGCCCGGAGCTGACGGCGGAGCGCTTCGTACCGAATCCGTACGGCGAAGGAGAGCGGCTGTACCGCACGGGGGACGTGGTGCGGTGGCTGGGGAACGGGACGTTGGAGTTCCTGGGCCGAGCGGACACGCAGGTGAAGGTGCGTGGGTACCGCATCGAGCTGGGCGAAGTGGAGGCGGTGCTGGCCCAGCACGGTGGCGTCAACGAAGCCGTGGTGGTGGCGCGGGAGGATGGGGGCGAAGGCAAGCGGTTGGTGGCCTACGTGACGGCGCAAGAGGGCGCGGAACTGGAGTCCAGCGCGCTAAGAAGTCACATGAAGCAGCGGCTACCGGAGTACATGGTGCCGTCAGCGTACGTGGTGCTGGAGTCGCTGCCGCTGACGCCGAACGGCAAGGTGGACCGCAAGGCACTGCCCGCGCCGGACACAGAGGGCACGGCGAGCGAGAAATATGTGGCGCCTCGAACTGCGACCGAAAAGACGTTGGCCGCAATCTTCGTCGATGTCCTGAAGGTCGAGCGGGTCGGGCTCGACGGAGACTTCTTTGAACTGGGCGGACACTCTTTGCTGGCAACGCAGTTGGTGTCGCGTGTGCGAGAGGAACTCCAAGTAGAGCTCCCCCTTCGAGACATCTTCGAGTGTCCCACAGTGGAGAAGCTCGCCCAGCGGCTGGACCACACTTCGAAAACAGATGGTGGCGCGCAGCCACCACCGTTGGTACGGGTTCCTCGCGACAGGGCGCTTCCCCTATCCTTCGCCCAGCAGCGCTTGTGGTTCCTCGCGCAGCTGGAGCCTGACAGCACCGTCTACAACGTCCCGGCGTCGGTGCGGTTGACGGGCGCCTTGAACGTTCCCGCGCTGAAGCAGAGCTTCGACGCACTGGTCCATCGTCACGAGGCGCTGCGCACCACGTTCCGGACCGAGGGCGGTTCGCCGGTACAGGTCATCGACCCACGGGGCGGCGCGCGGCTCGACATCGTGGACCTGCGCTCGCTGCCAGCGGCGCGGAGGGAAGAGGAGGCGCAGCGGATCGCGCAAGAGGCGTCACAGCGCCCGTTCGACCTGGAAAGCGGTCCGCTGCTGCGGATCGCCTTGCTCGCGCTGTCGGAGCAGGACCATGTGTTGGTGCTGGTGATGCACCACATCGTCTCGGACGGTTGGTCCATGGGGCTCCTGGTTCGCGAGCTGACCGAGCTCTATGCATCCTTCTCCCAGGGGCAACCGTCGCACCTGCCGGAGCTGCCGCTTCAGTACGCGGACTACGCGGTCTGGCAGCGCGAGTGGCTCCAGGGGGACGTCCTGGACGCGCAGCTCGGCTACTGGAAGCAGCGCCTGGATGGCGCGCCCCGGTTGCTGGAGCTGCCCACGGACAGGCCGCGTCCGGCAGTTCAGTCCCTGGAAGGGGCGTACGTGCCCTTTACGTTGGGCCGTGAGCTGTCCGAGGCGGTGCATGCACTCGCCCGCCGTGAAGGCGTCACGCCGTTCATGGTGCTGCTGGCGGCGTTCCAGGCCGTGCTGGCGCGTTACTCAGGGCAGGACGACGTGAGTGTCGGTTCGCCCATCGCTGGACGAACTCGCGCGGAGACGGAGGGGCTCATCGGCTTCTTCGTGAACACGCTGGTGCTCAGGACCCGGCTGGAGGGGAGCCCGTCCTTCCGTGAGCTGCTGGCTCGGGTCCGGGAGGTCACGCTTGGCGCCTACGCGCACCAGGACGTGCCTTTCGAGAAGCTCGTCGAGGCGCTGCGTCCGGAGCGCAGCCTCAGTCATTCGCCGCTGTTCCAGGTCATGCTCACCTTCGACAGCACGCCAGATGCTGGAGGAGGCGCGCAGGCCGGCATGGGGATGAAGCACGTCGCAGTGGAGCACCGGGTGTCGCGGTTCGACCTCTCGCTCGGCTTCGTGGAAGGCAAGGACGGCTTCTCCGGTGGACTGGAGTACAGCACCGTCCTCTTCGAGCCCGCGACTGCAGCGCGACTTCTGGCCCACCTGAAGACGCTGCTTGAAGGTGCCGTGACGGAGCCGGACCGGTCCGTGTACGCGCTGCCCTTGCTGGGCGCGGATGAACAGCGGCGGTTGCTGGTGGAGTGGAATGACACCGGCTCCGGCGACGTCGAGGAGGCGAGCATCCACGCCCTGGTCGAACGGCAGGCGGCGGCCACTCCCGACGCCGTGGCGGTGGTAGCTGGTGACGAAGTGCTCACGTACCGCGAGCTCATGCAGCGGTCGGACCGGCTGGCGCGGAAGCTCCGCACTCTGGGCGTCGGGCCGGAGGTCCGCGTGGGCCTCTGTGCGGAGCGCAATGCGGACCTGCTGATCGCGGTGCTCGGCATCCTCAAGGCGGGTGGCGCGTACGTCCCGTTGGACCCGGCATACCCGAGTCAGCGGCTGGCCTTCATGATCGAGGACTCCCAGCCTCGCGTCCTGGTGGGCCAGCGCGCGCTGCTCGACGCGCTGCCCCACGGGGACGTGGCCCGGTTGGCGCTCGATGATGCGAATGGGGTCGTGGCGGAAGCCGAGGCTGCGCCGGTGCCCGGGTCTACTCCGGACCATCTGGCCTACGTGCTGTTCACATCGGGCAGCACGGGCCGGCCGAAGGGCGTGGCCCTGGCGCATCGCAGCGCCGTGGCCTTCCTGCGCTGGACGACGCGGGCCTTCTCATCGGACGAGCTTGTGGGGGTCCTCGCCTCCACGTCGCTCAACTTCGACCTGTCCGTGTTCGAGATGTTCGCGCCGCTCATCCGTGGCGGGGCCGTGGTCATCGCTCGCAATGCCTTGGAGTTGCCGTCGCTCCCGGGGGCCCGGCGGGTGTCGCTCGTCAACACGGTGCCCTCCGCGATGGCGGAGTTGGTGCGCGCCCATGCCGTGCCGGACTCGGTGCGCACGGTGAACCTGGCGGGAGAACCGCTGGCCCAATCCCTGGTGGAAGCCATCCACCAGTCCGCACCCGGTGTGCAGCGCGTGCTCAACCTCTACGGCCCCACCGAGGACACGACGTACTCGACCTGGACCATGGCCCCTCGCGGCGCCACGCGGGAGCCCACCGTGGGGCGGCCGATTGAGGGGACTCGTGCGTACGTGCTGGATGCGCTCGGTCAACCCGTGCCTCAGGGCGTGGCGGGCGAGCTGTACCTGGGCGGGGCTGGGCTTGCCCGAGGGTATGTCGACCGGCCCGAGTTGACCGCAGAGCGCTTCGTTCCCGACGCGTTCAGTCCGCGGCCCGGAGCGCGGCTGTACCGCACCGGAGATCGCGTGCGGTGGTTGCCGGATGGCGTGCTGCAGTACCTGGGCCGAATCGACCAGCAGGTGAAGGTGCGTGGCTTCCGAATCGAGCTGGGCGAAATCGAGGCCGTGTTGCGCAGGCATCCAGACGTGCGCGAGGCCGTGGCGCTCGTGCACGACGACGGGAGCGAAGGACGGCGCCTGGTGGCGTACATCGTGCCGCAGCCGGACAGGGTGCCCGATGCCACGGCGCTCCGGCGCTTCGTGAAGGAAGGGCTACCGGACTTCATGGTGCCCTCGGCGGTGATGGTGCTGGCCTCGCTGCCGCTGACGCCCAACGGCAAGGTGGACCGCAAGGCGCTCCCGGCGCCGGACGCACTCCGTCCGGAGTCGACGCGGGCCTATGTGGCGCCTCGGGATGCGCTGGAGCTCCTGCTCATGCGCATCTGGGAGGAGTTGCTGGGCACCGGCCCCATTGGCATCCATTCCGACTTCTTCGAGCTGGGAGGGCACTCGCTCCTGGCCATGCGGATGGTGTCGCTCATCCGCGAGCGCCTGGGACGCAGCCTGCCCGTGGTTTCACTGTTCCAGGCGGGGACGCTGGCGGAGCTGGCTTCTCGGCTCCGGCAGTCACCCGGGCACGCGTCCCCGCTGGTGCCCATTCAGAGTGGCGGTTCACAGCGGCCTGTCTTCTGCGTTCACCCAGTCAGCGGCAACGTCCTACCGTACCTGGAGCTGTCGCGGCGCCTGGGGCCGGACCAACCGTTCTACGCGTTCCAGGCCCTGGGCCTCGATGGCGAGCGGGCTCCGCTGGGGACCGTGGAGGCGATGGCCTCCACCTATGTGGAGGCCATGCGCGGTGTCCAGGCCAGCGGGCCATACCGGCTGGCGGGGTGGTCCTTGGGCGGTGTGGTGGCCTTCGAAATGGCGCGGCAGTTGGAGCAGCAGGGGGAGCAGGTGGAGCAACTGACGCTCATCGACGCCTATGCCTTTGATCAGCGCCCAGCAGAACCCGTGGGCGCGGAGTGGATTGCCGCCCGGTTCGTGGAGTTCACGGGCCAGCTCCTGGGCCTGCCCGTCTCGGAGTTGATGGCGGATGCGCATCCCGCGGACGAGGCTTCGCTGCTGGGCCGCCTGTTGGAGCTGGGGCGGCGCACCGGCGTTCTGGCTCAGGGCGTTGGATCCGAACAACTCCACGCGCTGTACCGTGTCTACGAGAGCAACCTCCGCGCCCTCTGGGATTTTCAACCAGGACGCTACGGTGGCCGCGTCACGCTGCTGCGCGCGAGCGAGACGCACGTACCCACGGGCACGGACGGCGGCTGGGGAGCGCTGGCGGCGGGAGGGGTGGAGGTGCACGAACTCTCCGGTGACCACCACTCCATCCTCAGGGCGCCAGCGGTTGACGTGATCGCGGAGACGATGACGCTGAGCCAGACGGGGGCGAACGCCATCTCCGTGCGGGCTCAGGGTTTCGTCTGATGGCACTCGCTGGCAGGGCGGAAGGGCAGGGCGTAGAGCTCGCGCCCGCTGGCTCCGTCCTCGGCGGTGAAGAACACGTCCCAGCCGGAGCGGATGAAGGCGCGAGGGTCTCGCGCCGTCCCCGCGTCGAGCTTCCGGGTGCTGGACACAGTGCCGTTGCTCACCCAGGGCTCCACGCCGTGCCCCGTATTCGCGCCGAAGAAGATCCAGCCCTGGATGGCAGTCACC encodes the following:
- a CDS encoding non-ribosomal peptide synthetase, which gives rise to EEVWLQLAPISFDASTLEVWGALLHGSRLVVYPAGTPSLEELGRKLESSGVTSLWLTAALFEQMQARQPKALASVRQLLAGGDALPVSRVKERLAAGGVLINGYGPTENTTFSSTYRMERPEEVGASVSIGRPVKNTVAYVLDGAMRPVPVGVPGELYVGGDGLAVGYVGRLELTAERFVPSPYGEGERLYRTGDVVRWLGNGTLEFLGRADTQVKVRGYRIELGEVEAVLAQHGGVNEAVVVAREDGGEGKRLVAYVTVQEGASLDTGALRSHVKQRLPEYMVPSAYVVLEALPLTPNGKVDRKALPVPETQGSKAARFEAPRTATEEKLASIFAEVLNVERVSIDEDFFELGGHSLLATQLVSRVREAFHVELPLRDVFEAPTVEKLAQRIETEPNGTQVLHVPPPRRIERTGSLPLSFAQQRLWFLDQLEPGSSSYNIPIAVKLTGTVQVDALEQSFKALVLRHESLRTTFQSRGGEPAQVIAEESEIQLRVVDLSDLSEAERASEVQRLIAQEAAHPFNLTRGPLLRTVLLKLSEQEHVLVLVMHHIVSDGWSMGVLVREVAALYEACSQGLSSPLPELPLQYADYAVWQREWLQGEVLESQLAWWKEQLQGASQALELPTDKPRPAVQTFRGASRDVQWPRDLWESVKMLAHREGATPFMVLLAAFQMLLSRYSGQDDLCVGSPIANRTRAETEGLIGFFVNTLVLRARLAGNPTFRELLAQVRERTLGAYAHQDIPFERLVEELKPDRDLSRSPLFQVMFILQNTPTVELHLPGLTLAGMDGDSRTSKFDLTLELTETPQGLSVSAVYNSDLFEPVTMDRLTGHLRVLLEAAVQTPDARLGELPLLGAVEQRRLLVEWNDTRSEFVPSTIQALFEAQAAKTPEALAVVAEDSRLTYEALNRRANQLAHHLRSLGVGPDVPVGLYLDRSASAVVGLWGILKAGGAYVPLDVTFPVERIRSVLADAGAQVLVTQAALAEVLRWDAGRVVRLDADASSLLERSERNPEPSAAPENLAYVIFTSGSTGRPKGVAIEHRQLVHYVEGVSRRLDLPEGASFASVSTLAADLGHTAVFPTLCQGGALQLVSRECASDPSALAALFEREAVDCLKIVPAHLQALLASGKPERVLPRQRLVLGGDVSDWALVDRVHELSPDLVVFNHYGPSETTVGVLTLQVERGPQGRASASVPLGRPIPNARVYVLDAYLRPVPVGIPGELCIGGRTVGRGYLGRVDLTAERFVPDAYADEPGARMYRTGDRARLLEDGRVEFLGRMDDQLKVRGYRVELGEVDAALERHPSVRESVVVAHESGTDGKRLVGYAVPKPGHTLEADALRDFVGRTLPDYMVPQALVVLEALPLTPNGKVDRKALPVPGFQPVDAEAFVAPRTATEERLAGLFSEVLGLDRVGIHSGFFELGGHSLLATQAISRIRGAFGVELPLRDLFEAPTVAALAERVDRWVRAGAGFAAPPLKPRAGMTSVLPLSFAQQRLWFLEQLAPGSAFYNVPAVVKVSGPLDVAALERSFDALVRRHESLRTTFRADGGTPVQVIAPVGQVVFTVEDLSGLPDAEQEAQRRADVEALRPFDLAKGPLLRTLLLRLGEREHVLVLMMHHIVSDGWSMGVLVREVAALYEAFSQGRPSPLPELAVQYPDYAVWQREWLKGEVLEAQLGYWKQRLEGAPAALELPTDKARPAVQTYGGALRHEVWPKALWRDLEALGRREGATPFMVLLAAYQVVLSRYAGQEDVCVGAPIAGRAQGETEGLIGFFANMLVLRTKASPESSFRELLAQVREVTLGAYAHQDVPFEKLVEELQPERDLSRSPLFQVTLTLQNTPVTEVKLGDGLTLSGVESEGRTSKFDLSLVVEEVPGGVVVAANYNTGLFEAETVRRLLHHLRTLLEAAIAGPATRLAELPLMGSEELHRLVKEWSGTASEYPREASLSALFEAQVQRTPDAVAVEYEDRRLTYGELNRRANQLAHHLRAMGVGPEVRVGLCVERSLELVVSVLGILKAGGVYVPLDASYPLERLAWMKAEAGVVVLVAQEKLADEVAAGGELVVCVDTEWDTQIALQPEVAPSTHVGGGNLAYVMFTSGSTGKPKGVGVPHRAVSRLVLGTDFAHFGPEEVWLQLAPISFDASTLEVWGALLHGAKLVVYPAGTPSLEELGRKLESSGVTSLWLTAALFEQMQARQPKALAGVRQLLAGGDALPVLRVKERLAAGGVLINGYGPTENTTFSSTYRMERPEEVGASVSIGRPVKNTVAYVLDGAMRPVPVGVPGELYVGGDGLAVGYVGRPELTAERFVPNPYGEGERLYRTGDVVRWLGNGTLEFLGRADTQVKVRGYRIELGEVEAVLAQHGGVNEAVVVAREDGGEGKRLVAYVTAQEGAELESSALRSHMKQRLPEYMVPSAYVVLESLPLTPNGKVDRKALPAPDTEGTASEKYVAPRTATEKTLAAIFVDVLKVERVGLDGDFFELGGHSLLATQLVSRVREELQVELPLRDIFECPTVEKLAQRLDHTSKTDGGAQPPPLVRVPRDRALPLSFAQQRLWFLAQLEPDSTVYNVPASVRLTGALNVPALKQSFDALVHRHEALRTTFRTEGGSPVQVIDPRGGARLDIVDLRSLPAARREEEAQRIAQEASQRPFDLESGPLLRIALLALSEQDHVLVLVMHHIVSDGWSMGLLVRELTELYASFSQGQPSHLPELPLQYADYAVWQREWLQGDVLDAQLGYWKQRLDGAPRLLELPTDRPRPAVQSLEGAYVPFTLGRELSEAVHALARREGVTPFMVLLAAFQAVLARYSGQDDVSVGSPIAGRTRAETEGLIGFFVNTLVLRTRLEGSPSFRELLARVREVTLGAYAHQDVPFEKLVEALRPERSLSHSPLFQVMLTFDSTPDAGGGAQAGMGMKHVAVEHRVSRFDLSLGFVEGKDGFSGGLEYSTVLFEPATAARLLAHLKTLLEGAVTEPDRSVYALPLLGADEQRRLLVEWNDTGSGDVEEASIHALVERQAAATPDAVAVVAGDEVLTYRELMQRSDRLARKLRTLGVGPEVRVGLCAERNADLLIAVLGILKAGGAYVPLDPAYPSQRLAFMIEDSQPRVLVGQRALLDALPHGDVARLALDDANGVVAEAEAAPVPGSTPDHLAYVLFTSGSTGRPKGVALAHRSAVAFLRWTTRAFSSDELVGVLASTSLNFDLSVFEMFAPLIRGGAVVIARNALELPSLPGARRVSLVNTVPSAMAELVRAHAVPDSVRTVNLAGEPLAQSLVEAIHQSAPGVQRVLNLYGPTEDTTYSTWTMAPRGATREPTVGRPIEGTRAYVLDALGQPVPQGVAGELYLGGAGLARGYVDRPELTAERFVPDAFSPRPGARLYRTGDRVRWLPDGVLQYLGRIDQQVKVRGFRIELGEIEAVLRRHPDVREAVALVHDDGSEGRRLVAYIVPQPDRVPDATALRRFVKEGLPDFMVPSAVMVLASLPLTPNGKVDRKALPAPDALRPESTRAYVAPRDALELLLMRIWEELLGTGPIGIHSDFFELGGHSLLAMRMVSLIRERLGRSLPVVSLFQAGTLAELASRLRQSPGHASPLVPIQSGGSQRPVFCVHPVSGNVLPYLELSRRLGPDQPFYAFQALGLDGERAPLGTVEAMASTYVEAMRGVQASGPYRLAGWSLGGVVAFEMARQLEQQGEQVEQLTLIDAYAFDQRPAEPVGAEWIAARFVEFTGQLLGLPVSELMADAHPADEASLLGRLLELGRRTGVLAQGVGSEQLHALYRVYESNLRALWDFQPGRYGGRVTLLRASETHVPTGTDGGWGALAAGGVEVHELSGDHHSILRAPAVDVIAETMTLSQTGANAISVRAQGFV